A DNA window from Hordeum vulgare subsp. vulgare chromosome 1H, MorexV3_pseudomolecules_assembly, whole genome shotgun sequence contains the following coding sequences:
- the LOC123411708 gene encoding phospholipase A1-Ibeta2, chloroplastic-like yields MSAATAIAAPPRHSRPSPLNPNATAMASTTKPNSVCTKTHLANLDRILLRPPPLPLPVRPKKALADESGEDHKEVITSDSDERKGRRGRLLNALNLSTFLPFTGRPATDEMSPRSLAQMQRLLTLSPRPSPRGSIATEWRRYHGEGAWKGLVDPLDQNLRREVLRYGDFVQAAYTAFHSMPSSASHGHGQHRTLVLPDRSYRPTRSLFATSSLSIPPWAQRRSGPKWLTQRTSFAGYVAVCDNEREVRRMGRRDIVIVLRGTATCPEWVENLRTRLVPVSDEDNKDATTAAQNVPKVAKGFLSLYKTAGDHVASLSDAIVEEVRRLIEVYKGEELSITVVGHSLGASLALLAADELSACLAADAASHSTAADDHQPPPISVVSFGGPKTGNRAFADRLQHERGVNVLRVVNAGDVVTRVPGLVTPTTMAEGYVHAGGAELTLDSRDSPCLRPDVGPACCHDLEAYLHLLDGFMGSGRPFRADASRSVAGLLVYQRTSVKRAYVERARVLGFEPAAMPRTATANGGGAADGQYGFLASPS; encoded by the coding sequence ATGTCTGCCGCGACAGCTATCGCGGCACCGCCGCGCCACAGCCGGCCGTCGCCTCTCAACCCAAACGCAACGGCGATGGCCAGCACCACCAAGCCTAACTCCGTCTGTACAAAGACGCACCTCGCCAACCTCGATCGCATCCTCCTCCGCCCGCCGCCGCTCCCGCTCCCGGTCCGGCCTAAGAAGGCACTCGCCGACGAGTCCGGCGAGGACCACAAGGAGGTGATCACCTCCGACTCCGATGAACGCAAAGGCCGCCGGGGCAGGCTCCTCAATGCGCTGAACCTGTCCACGTTCCTGCCGTTCACAGGGAGGCCCGCCACGGACGAGATGTCCCCGCGTAGCCTGGCACAAATGCAGagactcctcacgctctcgccgcGGCCCTCGCCCAGGGGCTCCATCGCCACCGAATGGCGACGTTACCACGGCGAGGGCGCGTGGAAGGGCCTGGTCGACCCGCTCGACCAGAACCTCCGCCGCGAGGTTTTGCGATACGGTGACTTCGTGCAGGCCGCATACACGGCGTTCCACTCCATGCCGTCGTCGGCGTCGCACGGCCACGGCCAGCATCGCACGCTCGTGCTACCGGACCGGTCGTACCGGCCGACGCGCAGCCTGTTTGCCACATCTTCCCTGTCCATCCCGCCCTGGGCGCAGCGACGGTCAGGGCCCAAGTGGCTGACACAGCGCACCAGCTTCGCCGGCTACGTTGCCGTCTGCGACAACGAGCGCGAGGTTCGGCGCATGGGCCGCCGGGACATCGTCATTGTGCTGCGCGGCACCGCCACGTGCCCTGAGTGGGTAGAGAACCTCCGCACCCGCCTCGTACCGGTGTCGGACGAGGACAACAAGGACGCCACGACGGCAGCGCAGAACGTGCCCAAGGTGGCGAAGGGGTTCCTGAGCCTGTACAAGACGGCCGGAGACCACGTGGCCAGCCTGTCGGACGCCATTGTGGAGGAGGTGAGGCGGTTGATCGAGGTGTACAAGGGCGAGGAGCTGAGCATCACGGTGGTTGGCCACAGCCTCGGCGCATCTTTGGCCCTCCTCGCCGCCGACGAGCTTAGCGCGTGCCTGGCCGCCGATGCGGCTAGTCACAGCACCGCTGCAGATGATCATCAGCCGCCGCCCATCTCCGTGGTATCCTTCGGCGGCCCGAAGACCGGCAACCGCGCGTTCGCGGATCGGCTACAGCACGAGCGGGGCGTGAACGTGCTGCGCGTGGTGAACGCCGGCGACGTGGTGACGCGCGTCCCCGGGCTCGTGACACCGACGACGATGGCCGAAGGATACGTACACGCGGGTGGCGCGGAGCTGACGCTGGACAGCCGCGACTCGCCGTGCCTGCGCCCGGACGTCGGCCCGGCCTGCTGCCACGACCTGGAGGCCTACCTGCACCTGCTGGACGGGTTCATGGGGTCCGGCCGGCCGTTCCGCGCCGACGCGAGTCGCAGCGTGGCGGGGCTGCTCGTTTACCAGCGGACCAGCGTGAAGCGTGCCTACGTGGAGCGCGCGAGGGTGCTCGGGTTCGAGCCGGCGGCCATGCCAAGGACTGCCACGGCCAACGGCGGTGGCGCTGCTGATGGACAGTACGGCTTCCTGGCCAGTCCCTCGTGA